The following nucleotide sequence is from Chthonomonas sp..
GTCTGTGGACACTGATGAGCTCGCTTGACTCCCCGGACGCATACAATCCCGCCGCCGCCGAGAACTTGGGCGCGTGGCCGCTCCCAAGCGTCGATAAGAAGTCCGCTCCCGTGCTCGCCGAGACCCTTGCCATCTGGCTGGAAACCAGCCACCCGGGGAACCTGAACTACGCCAAGGTGCTTAAGCAGTACCAAGAGTTCTGCACCAAGAACGGGCTGACCGCCGAACCTGACATCGAAGGCAACTTCGGCCTTACACGCGTTGTTTCTGTGCACGTCGACGGCAACGATCTCGTCATGCTCATGCCCGTCACTGACATCGTCAAGATGCTCGGCAAAGCGGAGGTTTTTGGCACATACAACCCCAGCTACAAAGAGTTCGGCGAGATGCGATGGTCCAGCGGTGAGATCCTCATCATGGTGGATCGAGGCCAACCGTTCCGCATCACAAGCTACAAACTCGGTTCGTACGTGGACATCACCCCTGCGGATACGTTCTCACAGGACGCCCTGAGGATCACTGTGGGACAAGCCGTGGCAGATTTGAAATGGCTTCCACTAGACGAGCTTCCGGATATCAATCTGGTCCGCTCTGCAACTGTGGAGACATGGAAGTACCTGCCAGGACTCGGCCTCGCGGTGTGCGTCGAGAAAGACAAGATCAAAGGCGTCAGCGTCGTTCCGTTCGGCGACTACGACCAGCAGTAATTCCCGAAACAGGGGGCCCATGCACCGCGCGTGCATGGGCCCCCGTTGGTCCAATAAGAGTCAAAGTTGCCTATTCCTTGCGAAGTCATGTATAGTCCATTCTTAAGGTGTATTCACACCTGATCGAATCCAAGGATGGACGGTTATTCTATGCAAGTCTTTAAGGTCACCGGCGGCACCCCTCTTCGGGGAGACATCAAAATTCCGGGCAGCAAGAACGCTGCACTTGCGATCCTCTCGGCAGTCCTACTCGCGGACGGAGTCTCCGTGCTCAGGAACGTGCCCGATGTCAGCGACATCCGCATCAAATTGGAGTTGCTGGAGCGCTTTGGCGCAAAGGTGCACCGAGACGGCGATGTTCTCACCATCGACACGCGCAACCTGCACACCGCGATCGTCGAAGAAGAGATCGTCCGACCAATCCGAACAAGCTTCTACATCCTAGGTTCCCTACTCGCTCGCCTGAACAAGGTCGAGCTCCCCGCCCCAGGCGGCTGCAAAATTGGGGCGCGGCCCGTCGATTTTCACGTTAAAGGTCTCCAACTGCTCGGAGCTACCATCGAACTGGAGCACGGCATCTACTACGCCGAAGCCGAGAAGCTGGTAGGAAACGAGATCTACCTCGACTATCCTTCTGCCGGTGCCACCCAGCACATCATGGCCACTGCGTGTTTGGCTCACGGCTTCACCGTGATTCAAAACGCGGCGATCGAGCCTGAAATCACGACCCTGGCTGAGTTTTTGGTGCGCATGGGCGCACGGATCGAGGGTGCAGGTACCAGCACGATCACCATCGAGGGAGTTGCGTCACTGAAGGGGTGTGACTTCATTGTCCCGCCGGACCGCCTGCAGGCCGGAACATACCTACTCGCTGCTGCCATTACGCAGGGTGATGTGACGGTGCGCGGGATCCTTCCCGAGCACCAGACCGCACTCCTCAACAAGCTCCGCGAAGCAGAGATCGAAAGCGAAGAGGGTAACGATTGGGTGCGCGTATTCTCGAATAGCCGACCAAAGGGGATCCGCATCAAGACGATGCCCTACCCTGGCTTCCCAACCGACATCCAGCAACCCATGGCCGCGCTCCTGTGTATGGCTGAGGGGACCTCGGTAATCGAAGAGACCATTTATGAGAGCCGCATTGGCCACGTGAGCGAGCTCAGCCGTATGGGAGCGCATATCACAGCGCAGGGCGGCCGAATCACGACGATCGAAGGCGTCAGCGAACTCACGGGTGCCACCGTCGAAGCAAGCGATCTCCGCGCGGGAGCCGCCCTGGTGCTCGCCGGACTTGTTGCCGAAGGCGTAACGATTATCAAGAATATTCACTTCATTGATCGTGGTTACGAGGACCTCGAAGGGATCCTGGGGCAACTTGGCGGCAAAGTCGAGCGAGTCAGCTTGGCAGAAGCTGTCTCATAGGCACCATAATCGAGTTACTTTGAAGCTCCGATCCGAAATCGGTATCGACCTTGGTACCGCGAACATTCTTGTGTACATGCGTGGCAAGGGCATTCAGCTGAACGAGCCCACCGTTGTCGCGATCAACAACAAGAACGGCAAGATGCTCGCCGTTGGGAACGAGGCTCGCGAAATGCTCGGCCGAACCCCGGGAAATATCACTGCGATCCGCCCTTTGAAGGACGGAGTCATCGCCGACTATTCAGTCACACTGCAACTCCTCACTCATCTCATTGAGCGGACGTGCGGAAAGCACCGCTTGATGAAGCCCATCGTCATGGTGTGCGTTCCGAGCGGCGTCACGAATGTCGAGCGCCGCGCTGTCATCCTTGCAACCCGCGAGGCCGGTGCGGGCGAAGCCCTCGTCATCGAAGAGCCGATGGCCGCAGCAATCGGGGCCGGACTACCCATTTCTTCCCCAGGCGGCAACATGGTCGTCGATATCGGCGGCGGTACCACTGACATCGCTGTGATCTCGCTCGGCGGCATCGTGACTTCGGCATCGATCCGCGTGGCCGGAGACAAACTCGACGAGGCGATCGTCCGTCATGTCCGCAACACGTACAACTTGATGATTGGCGACCCGACCGCTGAGGACATCAAGATGAAGATCGGATCGGCCTACCCGCTGGCGCAGGAACTCAAGATGGCCGTCCGCGGGCGGGACATGGTCGCTGGACTACCCAAGACGGTGGAGATCACGAGCGAAGAGATTCGCGAGGCCCTCAGCGAGCCCGTCCGCCAGATCGCCGAAAAACTCTGCACGGTTCTGGAGGAGACTCCGCCCGAACTCAGCAGCGACATCATTGAGCGTGGAATCACCCTCACCGGCGGAGGCGCACTGCTGCGTGGTCTGGATCGACTGCTCTACAGCATTACCGAAATTCCGGTTAACGTAGCCGACAACGCGCTGCACTGCGTGGCCATCGGCACCGGACGTGCCCTTGAAGAGATCGACGCGATCCGCGCGAGCGGTGCTGTCAGCGAGATATGAGGCACGCTGTGATCTCGCTCGCCTTCCTGCTTGCTCAGATGGTCTACGCGCAGACCGACCAGCCCGTGACGTTCGGCGAACTCACTGCTGTCCGGACTCGGCTCGTGGAGCTGACCTTCTCGTCCATTCTCGAAAAGCCGAACAATCTCCGACTCGCTGCCTACGCGAACCCCGATCAGCCCGCCACGCGCGATGCCGTTGTCGAACTGTTCGGATTCGTGGCCGACTTAGCCAAGCCGAAGTTCACGTTCTCGCCTGCCAAGAAGTTCAAGGTAGACACCAAGATCATGCGGCCACTGAGCAATCCCGAGTCGCAAGAGAAGTTGGTGTGGCTCATCGAGTGGGGCTTTGTGGTGCCGTACGGTCAGGTGGCATCCGGCTCGAGCAGTACGTTCACCCCGAACCAGCTTGGCGACGTACTCGGGCTGTTCATGTCCAAGCTCGCGGACTACACCCACGTGCCTAGCGAAGAGTACAGCCCCAATATCCGGCCTGAACCTTAACTACTTGCGCCGACCTGCTCGGGGATGCTCAGATCCAGATGCGCTCGCAAGTCCGCGTACGGTAGCGCCTGAGCCGCCAAACCCTTTGCCGCACACAAAGCGGCGGCGGCGCCAGCCGCCTCGCCCATGGACCGACATACAGGCTGGATTCGAACCGCGCTTTGGGCTACGAAGTCTGCGCTCAAGCAACGTCCTGCGACCCACAGGTTGTTGAATCCCTTGACAACCAAGCTCCGATATGGGATCTCGTGGTACTCCCCGGGCGGAAATTTGCGGTAGTCAATGCCGGTTTTCAGGTGAATGTCGATCGGATAGCGGTTGCGTGCGACCGCGTCCTCAAACTTTCTCAGACCCAAGTGGTCTTCGGCGGTGAGCACGTACTCCCCAACGACTCGGCGGCTCTCGCGAATCCCCATGAGTGGGGCGATCCCACTCACGAACGCCTGTTCGAATCCCACAAAGTACCGGCGCAGAAATGCAGCGATCCGGTAAATCTTCTCCCGACCGACTTGGTAGGCGCGGCTTAGCTCCCACGGATCAAGGGGATCTAGGTCGCTGATGCGCGGGGCATTGAACGCGATCTCGCCCGGGCATCCGTTCATCATGAACATCTGGAAGTAGCCCAAGTCGTCCTCCGCGAGGATCCCGAGCTTGATCGCCTCATGGACGTACGGACCCAAAATTGGATCTTCCTTCAGTTCACCGATCCCGTACTCAAGGTGCTTTGGCGCACTGAGTCGCCAGAACGTGTATGCGTTCCGCATCCGCTCGATATCAACGTTGCCCATCTTGAAGCGGAGCGTCATCGGCTGGTGGACTCCGTCTTCGTTGCCACCCATCAGTTCTGCTCCCGCGAGAGCCGAAAGCTCTCCATCCCCGGTCGTGTCGATGAACGCCTTGCCCGAAATCCAGAATCGTCCCGAGCGAGTAACGACTTCAATTGCCTCGATGGCTGGGCCGTTACGCTTGACGTCCGTGAGCGTGGAATTGAAAAGCGGAATGACGCCCGCTTGCGTGGCCACTCGATCCATCACCATCGCCATCATCGTCGGGTCGTACCAAACGTCGCCGTGGTCAACGTCTGGCCCCGATGGCTGGAGCGCGTTTTGGGCAGCGATCAGATCGAGATTGATCCCGCGATCAAGCTTGAACTGTCCGAGGTAGTTCGGCATCATGGGGGTAACCCAGCCGTTACTCTGCGTACCGCCTAACGAGCCAAGCTGCTCCACTACAAGGGTCTTCGCTCCCGCCTTGGCAGCCGAGATGCAGGCCGCAGTGCCAGCGGTCCCACCACCGACGACAATGACATCAAATGCTTTGGTTTCCATCAATCGATCCGAATTCGCTCGAAGTGAGTCAATTCTGACTTCAATCTCCGCTCGATTCCCACTCGTAAAGTGACGGTACTAAGCGGACAAAAGGCACACGCTCCCTTCAGTTTTACGCGTATTTCACGTTCGCTGGGAATGGCGGTGAGCACGATGTCTCCACCGTGCGACCGAGCGTAGGTGCGAACATCCGCCATGACCTCTTCGACAAGCGTGACCGTTTCGGGAGGGACATCCTCCCCGATAATCACCTTCCGTTTCTTTAGCGCGAACACGTTCCTATATTTTCTACGATGGGGGGACATTGATCGCGCCCTCTTCGGTATAATTCACTCGTTCCCCTGGAGTTAGGCCCTAGTGAAGGTTGTCTATCCCCAGCCGGAAACCTAGGACTATGAAGACGATGGACGACAAACACCAGGATCAAAGCACTGGGAAAGCAGCCTCCAGCCTTCCGCTTCCGACAAGCAAGCGAGGGTTCAAGGGGTTCTGGCAAGAAACCATGGCCGAATTCAAAAAGGTCCACTGGCCGAAGCGCTCGGAGACGAATCGTCTCACGGGCGTCGTCATCGTCATCTGCTTGGGCAGCGTCTTGTTGCTTTACGGACTCTCGACCGCGTTCGGCGAGATCATGCACATTCTGTTGAAGGGATAAAGAAAGTCGATGGCAAAAGCTTGGTACGCCGTTCATACGATTTCGGGCCACGAGAACAAGGTCCGTGAGGTTCTTACTCGCCGCGCTCAGGTGGAGGGTTACTGGGAGCAGGACCTGTTCCAGATCCTCATTCCGACGGAGCAAGAGCTGACGACGCGCGGAGGCAAGCGCGTGCTCGTCGATCGCAAGGTCTTTCCTGGCTACATCTGGATTCAGATGATCTTGACCGACGACACCTACAAGCTCGTCAAGTCCACCACTGGCATCACCGGATTCGTGCAGAGCGGCAATCGCCCCGTGCCCATGGAGGACCACGAGGTCCGACGCATCCTGAACAACCTCGAAACGAGCAAGGAACAGCCGAAAGTTTCGTTCCACAAGGCGGACATCATCCGCGTTGTCGAGGGCCCGTTCAGCGACTACAGCGGCAAGATCGAGGAAGTCAACACCGAGCGCGAGAAGCTCAAGGTACTCATCAACATCTTTGGTCGCGAGACTCCGGTCGAGCTCGACTTCACCCAGGTTGAAAAGGCCTAACCTGCCCGAGCGGGGGACCACCTGATGGTCAGCACCCTCTCGGAACGCTGGCTCGTCGGCGCAAGAGACACCCAAGCAGAGCAGACTCTGCGTGAGCAGCTGGGTGTCTCGACGCTAACGGCCTTGCTGCTCGCTCAGCGTGGCTACACAGACTTAGCGACTGCGCAGGAGTTCCTGAACCCGTCGCTCGCCAACCTGCACAATCCAGAGCTCCTGCCGGATTTCGAAGCGGCCGCAGCAGAGATTCTCGGTGCGATCGGGCGTAAGGAGCTGATCTACGTCCACGGCGACTACGACGTCGATGGAGTCACCAGTGCCGCGATCATCACCCGGTTCCTGCGAGCCGTGGGAGGCAATGTTGTCGTCCATGTTCCCCATCGCTTGCGCGAAGGATACGGCATCCACCCATCCGCCGTCGATTCTGCTCATGAGCAGGGAGCAAAGCTCTTCCTAACTTGCGACTGCGGCATCGTCGCCCACGACCAGATCCAGCGGGCGTTGGACTACGGCATGCGCGTGGTCGTCACCGATCACCACGAGCCGAACGAGACGCTGCCTCCCGCCCACGCCGTCGTCAATCCCCACCGGGCAGACTCGGAGTATCCGTTCACGGAACTAAGCGGCGCAGGTGTCGCCTTTAAGCTGTGCGCTGGTTTGACCGTTAAGATGGGATTGCCCCTTGAGGGGTACTACCGGGCCTATGCCGATCTGGCAACTCTTGGCACCGTCGCGGACGTCATGCCCCTGCTGGGGGAGAACCGCATCCTCGTAAGTTACGGCCTGACCCAATTGCGCTGCACTAAGAAGGTCGGTCTCGTTGCCCTCATGAACGGCGCGCTCAAGAATGGCGCGGGTCCAGTCCGCTCTTCGGACATCTCGTTCCGTTTGGCCCCCCGCCTGAACGCCGCGGGCCGTCTGGATGACGCGGCGATCTCGCTCGACTTGCTTTTGGAAACGGACTCCCGGAAGGCAGAGCAACTCGCGCTGCGGCTGGAGGAGCTAAACCAAGAACGGCAGAGCGAACAGCGACTACTCATTGAATCCGCGGTGGCACATGTCGTCGAGAGCGGATTGCACGAGAACCCGGTCATCCTCGTCACCGGTGAGAACTGGCACCACGGAATCATTGGGCTGGTCGCTGGAAAGCTCACCGAACGCTTTGGCAGGCCCACGCTAGTGGTCACCCTTGAGCCCGAGACCGGCGTCGGTAAAGGCTCGGCTCGATCCATTCCTGGCTTCCACTTGGCCGAGGCTTTTCATCGACTTGCCCCCCTCGTCAAAGGTGGCGGGCACGAGCTCGCTGCTGGCTTTAGTATCCAGATGCAGGATCTCGATGCCTTCCACGCTGCACTGCTTGATTACGCCGCCAACCTCGAAGGATTTGAACCGGGACTTAGGCCAGTCGAACTCACTGCAGAGATCAGCGCCGCCGAGGGCGACCTTACCGCCGTCGAAGAGATGTCGATCATGGAACCGTTCGGCGCGGCCAACCCGGAACCGGTCTTCTGCACGCGTAATCTTCGCGTAGAGTCGGTCCAAGAGCTCAGTCGAGGCGAACACCGCAAGTTTCAGTTCCGAAGCGAAGAGGGTCTCTTGCGCACTGCACTGCTCTGGGGATGCGGATCAGACTTGGACCACATCGTGGCCGGATCGCAAGTCCATGCGGCTTACACCATTGGGATGGATACGTTTCAGGGTTCGAAGACGCTGCGCTGGACCATTAGAGACCTTTGCCCCGCTTGAAGCGTCGCCGAAGTTGCCTACTTTTACTTCAATCTGCGCGGACTGACCATCCGCTCGAAGCACGCCGAGGCGAGCCGTCGATCCCACCTCAAGTTTGAAGAGTTCCGCGGCCAACTCTAACGAGTTCCGCACCGTCTTCTTGTTGACGGATAGGACTGTATCGCCCGTCTTCAATCCAGCATTGTCTCCTGGACCACCCTCTGTCACCCTGACTATGGTCGCCCCAAGCTTCTCCGCCGATGTGAAGAAGATACCGAGCGTTGGGTGCTTTGGAATGTGATCTGCGCTGCGGAAGCCAGTGATCACCCGCTGCAGGATCTCAGGGCCCAGGGTGTAGCCGACGGTCAGTCCTGCAGGTCCATAGTTCTGGGACGAATCCTGGCCTGACTTTCGAGCGGACGGATCCTGCACCGGTTCAAGAGCCCCGCTTAGCACTCCTGCGATGCGCCCCGTTGGCGTAAAAACGAGCGCTCCACCCACCCGGGTGAAACGACTCTCAAATCTAATCTCACCCACGGGAACGTACCGATTGGTCGGCTGCATCAGCGCGACGCGCTGTCCTGGCTGATAGTCTCCAGGGAAGCTCTTGCCATTTGAGAGCGCGAACAGCTTCTTCCCTTCGACATCCTTGAGTCCGGCAGTTGAGGTGGGTTTCATACCCAAAACATCAGTGATCTTGGTCGCCTGGAGCAGCGCGAGCTGCGAGGGCTGATCCACCAAGAGGACGCGCAGTTGGATGGACTCGCCCGAGGGACCGTTCGCGGTGAAAACTTGCTCGTTGACCAACGCAGCGTGCGCCATGAAAAGCCCCACAGAGTCGATCAAGACCGCGTAACCAGACGAACCAGGCAGCGTCACGACGCTCTGACGGACCGAGTCAAAGGCAAGATCGGCTGCGGCTGTTTGCGTTGCGCAAAGCAGCGCGAGGTTAACCGCCCACAACGACATAGTCCACAGATTCTACTTCGCGGGCGACGGCCACACCGTCGCTAGCGGGTGCTTGATCGATGATGACGGCGGCTTCGCTGGGCGGAGGTGCCGTGGGAGTCGAGTGAGTCAGAGCCATCGGCTGCGCACCCTCGGACGGCTTCGAACCTGTCCCATTACCCATCGAGTGATTCACCGTCCGTGCGGCGAGAGTTTGGCTAGGCGAGGAGGTGCGTCGATGTCTCCCCACCGAACCACCTGTCGGCATGGGCGTATGGTTCTTGCCACTGACCGACTGAGCGCTCATGGGACTCTCTTCAATGGAAGTAGGCGGCAACTCTGCATCGAACTGAGCAACTGGCGCAGACGCGGCGACTGGCGGTGTTAACGGCGCATTCGCGACGTCAAGTCGAGTAAGGATAACGATTCCGAGCGCGCACGCGACCATCGGAGCCAATGCGAGTGACCAGCGCAGGGAAAGATTACGGCCCTTTGCCGGAGCGGCCTCGATCGCGGCCCGAAGCCTCTCTGCGGAAAGACTGGGCGCGGGGACTTGATCCCGCAAGGCGCGAAGATCGCTGCGCAGGGTCGCGAGTTCCTCCGCTTGCTTGGACGTGGGCGAATCATGCCCGTCCATCACCCTCATCATCAATTCATCAAGTTCTTTCCGGTTCATGGGTTGTCGTCCCCCAGGAGCGGGGCCATTCGATCGCGCAATGCGCGTCTTGCCCGTAATACTCGGAGCTTTGCACCCCCGACTGTACATCCCAGGATGCCAGCGATTTCGGTGTATTCCCTCTCTTCAATGTCTCTCAAAATCAAAATCGAGCGATGGTGCTCGGGCAATGCCTGAAGCACCTTCCGCAGGAGCACCAGCCGTCGCTCGGACTCAAGTGAGTCTACGGGGTCTTCGTTGGTCGGCGTGGTCATCCACGTGAGCGCGCCTGCTGCCTCGCGCTGCTCCAAGGCAGTGCGCCGCTGATTCATGCGGGCTCGGTCTGTGGCGAGGTTCGTAGCAATTCTCAGAAGCCACGTGGTGAACTTTGCCTCGTCGCGGTAGCGAGCCAAATGCTGGTGTGCCCGGACGAAGACCTCTTGCACCATATCCTCCGCTTCGTCACGATACGGCACCATCTGGTACACGTACCGATACACGAGCATACGATGCCTCTCGAATAGGAGTTCGAACGCATGGTAGTCGCCGTTACGGGCACGCTCGACGAGCAGGTCGTCTTCGACGCTCGATGAGCGCGCTTCGAACCCGCGCGAGTTCAACGGCACACTTAGATTCATCCCCATAGGTTCATCTTCCCGTTCTTCCTTTGTTTCGACGCGCGGTTCCACTCGGTGTTACGACAGTTTAACACCGAGTGGAGTTCGGAACGAGGGATAACTACGATCCGACGCGGTTGTAGGCCTCGCTCAGGATGAGGTAGTCGAACATGTCGATCGCACTATCCTGGTTCAGATCGGCCTCGGCAGCGAACGCCAGGTCGGTCGAGACCGTATCGTAGTGCGCGCTGAAGAACAGATAGTCGAACAGGTCGACCGAGTTGTCGTTGGTGATGTCGCCGTTCGCAAAGTCGAAGTCGACGTGGCCTAGCGAACCGTGCCGGACCGAAATCGGGGCCGAGTCACTCAAGAACCGATCTGGCTTGTGCTGCAGCCGAAAATCTCCGGGATTCAGCGGGAAGCCGAAGGAGTATGTACCCACCGCACTTACATTCGCCGTTGCGGTCCCCATCTTCTGGCCAGAGTCCAAGTCCAGGATGTCAAACTGGATGCTGGACGGCCACCGGGACTTGGGCAGACCGTTGAAATTCAAACTCCCTGATATCGTTAAGCTTGGCGTGAATTCGTATACTGAAATCGAATAAGGCGGTAGCGAAAGCGTAAGTCCGTCGCCCGCCCCGCTGAGCAGTTCAACTGAGACTTCGCGATCCCCAGAGCCGGTTTGCGCGGCGATGTCGTTTGGAATTCCGTAGCGACTCAACTTGTAATTGCTCGCAACAGCTTGATCCGTAAAGTAGAGAGTTAGTGACTGCTGAGTAGTTGGCAGTTTGTTCACGATCATCAGGGTTATCTGTCCGTCAACGCGTGTTGCGCCGTAGGCAGCAACGTACGGGTTTCCTGTCGATGCCTGAACCATCGTATCGCCACCTGTAGCCCAGCTACTAACCGCTTTTGCCGCATAGTAAGTCGGATAAGGATCGCTTGCATTGCTGCACATTCCATAGTCGCCATACTGTCTCCAACCATAGAGACTGGCAGCATTATTAAAGTCGTAACGCGGCTCTGAGTGTCTCCAGTTCCACCATGTAGAACCGATGACCTCGGTCTTCGCCGCCTCACCCATGGAAATTGCGTAGTACAGAGCGTTTACCAGGCTCGTCGTCTGCTTACCAGGGTTCGCATACACCGAGTTGTTCTCGTTCGCATAAATCTTAACGCTGGAAGCAGCAGAGCCCAAGTAGTCATTTAAGATCTTGCGGAGTTTTCCAATCTCATTGGACCAGTTGGTCGCGCGGCCAATCAAGAATGCATCGTCCTCGGCCCCCGGGGCCTGCTCGTAGCGATGAATCGTGACGTAGTCTGGAGTGACCCCCAGGCTCCGAAGCGTCGAGAGTACGACGGGCGTCCACCCATAGTAACTCTGTCCTGTGACCGGATTCGTGACCATGTTCTCTGGATAGACCGCGTAGCTGCTTTCCTCTGAAACGAGCGGGATGCCAACCTTGATCGTGGGGTCCGCAGCTTTCATCTGATTCCAGAACTGAACGAACTCCTGGGCATAGCCTTTGGGATCACGCGGCTTTGGACGGTTGTCTGGGTGCGAAGGGTGGTACGGCTCGTTCCCGACTTCCCAGTAGTGGATGTTCATGCCGCGGATGTTGTTCGCGT
It contains:
- a CDS encoding FAD-dependent oxidoreductase, which produces METKAFDVIVVGGGTAGTAACISAAKAGAKTLVVEQLGSLGGTQSNGWVTPMMPNYLGQFKLDRGINLDLIAAQNALQPSGPDVDHGDVWYDPTMMAMVMDRVATQAGVIPLFNSTLTDVKRNGPAIEAIEVVTRSGRFWISGKAFIDTTGDGELSALAGAELMGGNEDGVHQPMTLRFKMGNVDIERMRNAYTFWRLSAPKHLEYGIGELKEDPILGPYVHEAIKLGILAEDDLGYFQMFMMNGCPGEIAFNAPRISDLDPLDPWELSRAYQVGREKIYRIAAFLRRYFVGFEQAFVSGIAPLMGIRESRRVVGEYVLTAEDHLGLRKFEDAVARNRYPIDIHLKTGIDYRKFPPGEYHEIPYRSLVVKGFNNLWVAGRCLSADFVAQSAVRIQPVCRSMGEAAGAAAALCAAKGLAAQALPYADLRAHLDLSIPEQVGASS
- the recJ gene encoding single-stranded-DNA-specific exonuclease RecJ, translated to MVSTLSERWLVGARDTQAEQTLREQLGVSTLTALLLAQRGYTDLATAQEFLNPSLANLHNPELLPDFEAAAAEILGAIGRKELIYVHGDYDVDGVTSAAIITRFLRAVGGNVVVHVPHRLREGYGIHPSAVDSAHEQGAKLFLTCDCGIVAHDQIQRALDYGMRVVVTDHHEPNETLPPAHAVVNPHRADSEYPFTELSGAGVAFKLCAGLTVKMGLPLEGYYRAYADLATLGTVADVMPLLGENRILVSYGLTQLRCTKKVGLVALMNGALKNGAGPVRSSDISFRLAPRLNAAGRLDDAAISLDLLLETDSRKAEQLALRLEELNQERQSEQRLLIESAVAHVVESGLHENPVILVTGENWHHGIIGLVAGKLTERFGRPTLVVTLEPETGVGKGSARSIPGFHLAEAFHRLAPLVKGGGHELAAGFSIQMQDLDAFHAALLDYAANLEGFEPGLRPVELTAEISAAEGDLTAVEEMSIMEPFGAANPEPVFCTRNLRVESVQELSRGEHRKFQFRSEEGLLRTALLWGCGSDLDHIVAGSQVHAAYTIGMDTFQGSKTLRWTIRDLCPA
- a CDS encoding rod shape-determining protein — translated: MKLRSEIGIDLGTANILVYMRGKGIQLNEPTVVAINNKNGKMLAVGNEAREMLGRTPGNITAIRPLKDGVIADYSVTLQLLTHLIERTCGKHRLMKPIVMVCVPSGVTNVERRAVILATREAGAGEALVIEEPMAAAIGAGLPISSPGGNMVVDIGGGTTDIAVISLGGIVTSASIRVAGDKLDEAIVRHVRNTYNLMIGDPTAEDIKMKIGSAYPLAQELKMAVRGRDMVAGLPKTVEITSEEIREALSEPVRQIAEKLCTVLEETPPELSSDIIERGITLTGGGALLRGLDRLLYSITEIPVNVADNALHCVAIGTGRALEEIDAIRASGAVSEI
- the nusG gene encoding transcription termination/antitermination factor NusG, yielding MAKAWYAVHTISGHENKVREVLTRRAQVEGYWEQDLFQILIPTEQELTTRGGKRVLVDRKVFPGYIWIQMILTDDTYKLVKSTTGITGFVQSGNRPVPMEDHEVRRILNNLETSKEQPKVSFHKADIIRVVEGPFSDYSGKIEEVNTEREKLKVLINIFGRETPVELDFTQVEKA
- a CDS encoding PDZ domain-containing protein, which codes for MSLWAVNLALLCATQTAAADLAFDSVRQSVVTLPGSSGYAVLIDSVGLFMAHAALVNEQVFTANGPSGESIQLRVLLVDQPSQLALLQATKITDVLGMKPTSTAGLKDVEGKKLFALSNGKSFPGDYQPGQRVALMQPTNRYVPVGEIRFESRFTRVGGALVFTPTGRIAGVLSGALEPVQDPSARKSGQDSSQNYGPAGLTVGYTLGPEILQRVITGFRSADHIPKHPTLGIFFTSAEKLGATIVRVTEGGPGDNAGLKTGDTVLSVNKKTVRNSLELAAELFKLEVGSTARLGVLRADGQSAQIEVKVGNFGDASSGAKVSNGPAQRLRTLKRIHPNGVSRMDLRSGHDVVQV
- the secE gene encoding preprotein translocase subunit SecE; the encoded protein is MKTMDDKHQDQSTGKAASSLPLPTSKRGFKGFWQETMAEFKKVHWPKRSETNRLTGVVIVICLGSVLLLYGLSTAFGEIMHILLKG
- a CDS encoding sigma-70 family RNA polymerase sigma factor, with the protein product MNLSVPLNSRGFEARSSSVEDDLLVERARNGDYHAFELLFERHRMLVYRYVYQMVPYRDEAEDMVQEVFVRAHQHLARYRDEAKFTTWLLRIATNLATDRARMNQRRTALEQREAAGALTWMTTPTNEDPVDSLESERRLVLLRKVLQALPEHHRSILILRDIEEREYTEIAGILGCTVGGAKLRVLRARRALRDRMAPLLGDDNP
- the murA gene encoding UDP-N-acetylglucosamine 1-carboxyvinyltransferase; translated protein: MQVFKVTGGTPLRGDIKIPGSKNAALAILSAVLLADGVSVLRNVPDVSDIRIKLELLERFGAKVHRDGDVLTIDTRNLHTAIVEEEIVRPIRTSFYILGSLLARLNKVELPAPGGCKIGARPVDFHVKGLQLLGATIELEHGIYYAEAEKLVGNEIYLDYPSAGATQHIMATACLAHGFTVIQNAAIEPEITTLAEFLVRMGARIEGAGTSTITIEGVASLKGCDFIVPPDRLQAGTYLLAAAITQGDVTVRGILPEHQTALLNKLREAEIESEEGNDWVRVFSNSRPKGIRIKTMPYPGFPTDIQQPMAALLCMAEGTSVIEETIYESRIGHVSELSRMGAHITAQGGRITTIEGVSELTGATVEASDLRAGAALVLAGLVAEGVTIIKNIHFIDRGYEDLEGILGQLGGKVERVSLAEAVS
- a CDS encoding alpha-L-arabinofuranosidase codes for the protein MNVSKRNPNVRCTPKSLFLSLLIGFASLCRAQTDLVVVDEGLNSTWQDWSNVSTFYFATNPVATGSISCRLTGNPYSIYRVGKWQLLDTAPYAKLRFSLHGGPTGGQILQLKADRNGVWSVAKRLPALQANAWKTFEYTLEELGVADTTQFRGFMLQEAGGVALKECYLDNVRLVQKPLPQNARVDINVNQPIRVLPEVMFGVNTGVFDQLLASAPSINRLKGIKPGVLRFPGQSDGYHWETNYSDGESSPWLVKFDDFINVLQQTGATANISTNFGTGTAAEAARWVNYANNIRGMNIHYWEVGNEPYHPSHPDNRPKPRDPKGYAQEFVQFWNQMKAADPTIKVGIPLVSEESSYAVYPENMVTNPVTGQSYYGWTPVVLSTLRSLGVTPDYVTIHRYEQAPGAEDDAFLIGRATNWSNEIGKLRKILNDYLGSAASSVKIYANENNSVYANPGKQTTSLVNALYYAISMGEAAKTEVIGSTWWNWRHSEPRYDFNNAASLYGWRQYGDYGMCSNASDPYPTYYAAKAVSSWATGGDTMVQASTGNPYVAAYGATRVDGQITLMIVNKLPTTQQSLTLYFTDQAVASNYKLSRYGIPNDIAAQTGSGDREVSVELLSGAGDGLTLSLPPYSISVYEFTPSLTISGSLNFNGLPKSRWPSSIQFDILDLDSGQKMGTATANVSAVGTYSFGFPLNPGDFRLQHKPDRFLSDSAPISVRHGSLGHVDFDFANGDITNDNSVDLFDYLFFSAHYDTVSTDLAFAAEADLNQDSAIDMFDYLILSEAYNRVGS
- a CDS encoding NifU family protein; protein product: MFALKKRKVIIGEDVPPETVTLVEEVMADVRTYARSHGGDIVLTAIPSEREIRVKLKGACAFCPLSTVTLRVGIERRLKSELTHFERIRID